A stretch of the Pseudomonas sp. ACM7 genome encodes the following:
- a CDS encoding Lrp/AsnC family transcriptional regulator: MDLELLSRQLIDRFQHGMPLCPTPYKEMARILGCRESQVMACLEEMDRAGTLSRIGPVFEHSRAGASTLAALAVPAEHLQQVADRVSQYPAVNHNYAREHFYNLWFVLTGPDRQHIDRVLKELEDDTGLMLLDLPMLTAYRIDLGFALGENS, encoded by the coding sequence ATGGACCTTGAACTGCTCAGCCGCCAACTCATCGACCGCTTCCAGCACGGCATGCCGCTGTGCCCGACACCGTACAAAGAGATGGCGCGGATTCTCGGGTGCCGCGAATCGCAAGTAATGGCCTGCCTGGAAGAAATGGACCGGGCCGGCACCCTCTCACGCATCGGTCCGGTGTTCGAACACAGCCGCGCCGGGGCCAGTACCCTCGCCGCCCTCGCCGTGCCCGCCGAACACCTGCAACAGGTGGCCGATCGTGTCAGTCAGTACCCCGCGGTCAATCACAACTACGCACGGGAGCATTTCTACAACCTGTGGTTTGTGCTGACCGGCCCTGATCGCCAACACATCGACCGTGTGCTCAAAGAACTGGAGGACGACACCGGCCTCATGCTGCTGGACCTGCCGATGTTGACCGCCTACCGCATCGACCTCGGCTTTGCCCTGGGAGAAAACTCATGA
- a CDS encoding Lrp/AsnC family transcriptional regulator: MDDLDRRLINRLQLGLPLVRHPWRVLAAELQSSSTELLDRLHALLDDGVLTRFGPMFDIERLGGAFTLAALAVPEERFDDVAEQLHGLPEVAHNYRREHAWNMWFVLACATEHDLTETLHRIETLTGLPLLNLPKEETYHVGLYFPA, from the coding sequence ATGGATGACCTCGACCGTCGCCTGATCAACCGCTTGCAACTGGGCCTGCCGCTGGTGCGCCACCCCTGGCGGGTATTGGCTGCCGAACTGCAGAGCAGCAGCACAGAACTGCTCGACCGACTGCATGCCCTGCTCGATGACGGCGTGCTCACACGCTTCGGCCCGATGTTCGACATTGAACGGCTGGGCGGCGCCTTCACCCTCGCCGCACTGGCTGTCCCGGAAGAGCGTTTCGACGACGTCGCCGAGCAACTGCATGGCCTGCCTGAAGTGGCGCACAACTACCGACGCGAACACGCCTGGAACATGTGGTTCGTGCTCGCCTGCGCAACTGAACATGACCTGACCGAGACCCTGCACCGCATCGAAACCCTGACCGGCTTGCCGCTGCTCAACCTGCCCAAAGAGGAGACCTACCATGTCGGTCTGTATTTCCCGGCCTGA
- a CDS encoding Lrp/AsnC family transcriptional regulator, translating into MSVCISRPEDTLVQRLIVLTQAGLPLLDDPWAWLAEQLGLNIEATLDLLKRLQAEGAIRRIAAVPNHYRLGYRHNGMTVWDVRDTEMPRLGALISAQPFVSHCYRRPRRTDWRYNLFAMVHGRSSDEINSYREHLRYLLGDACGADEMLVSSRILKKTGLRLMPVS; encoded by the coding sequence ATGTCGGTCTGTATTTCCCGGCCTGAAGACACCCTCGTCCAGCGTCTGATCGTGTTGACCCAGGCCGGTCTGCCGCTGCTGGACGACCCGTGGGCGTGGCTCGCCGAACAGCTGGGGCTGAACATCGAAGCCACCCTGGATCTGCTCAAGCGCTTGCAGGCCGAGGGCGCGATTCGGCGGATTGCCGCCGTGCCCAATCACTACCGGCTGGGCTATCGCCATAACGGCATGACGGTCTGGGATGTGCGCGACACCGAGATGCCGCGCCTTGGCGCGCTGATCAGCGCGCAACCCTTCGTCAGCCACTGCTATCGCCGCCCACGCCGAACCGACTGGCGCTACAACCTGTTCGCCATGGTGCATGGCCGCAGCAGCGATGAAATCAACAGCTACCGCGAGCACCTGCGCTACTTGCTGGGCGACGCCTGTGGGGCCGACGAGATGCTGGTGAGCAGCCGCATCCTGAAAAAAACCGGCTTGCGCCTGATGCCGGTCAGTTAG
- a CDS encoding Lrp/AsnC family transcriptional regulator — protein MKPGLSPKQALALRRHLEGGLPLVARPYQELAERINTDENQVLEQMRQWSEQGLFRRIGLVLHHRALGFTANAMLVLDIPDALIDEVGQRLGRAPGINLCYQRPRRLPQWRYNLFCMVHGRQRDQVEAQIQALLEEHLLSDLPHQLLFSTQVFKQCGGRFAPSRTGAPTHG, from the coding sequence ATGAAGCCCGGATTGAGCCCCAAACAAGCGCTGGCGCTGCGCCGGCACCTTGAAGGCGGATTGCCGCTGGTAGCGCGCCCCTATCAGGAACTCGCCGAACGGATAAACACCGACGAAAACCAGGTGCTCGAACAAATGCGCCAGTGGAGCGAGCAAGGGCTGTTTCGCCGTATCGGACTGGTGCTGCACCATCGCGCGCTGGGCTTTACCGCCAACGCCATGCTGGTGCTGGATATTCCTGATGCGCTGATCGACGAGGTCGGCCAGCGCCTGGGGCGAGCGCCCGGCATTAACCTTTGCTATCAACGGCCCCGGCGCTTGCCGCAGTGGCGGTACAACCTGTTTTGCATGGTGCACGGGCGCCAACGTGACCAGGTGGAGGCGCAGATTCAGGCATTGCTTGAAGAGCATCTGCTGAGCGACCTGCCCCATCAATTGCTGTTCAGCACCCAGGTCTTCAAACAGTGCGGCGGCCGATTTGCGCCCTCGCGCACAGGAGCACCGACCCATGGATGA